One Brassica napus cultivar Da-Ae chromosome A5, Da-Ae, whole genome shotgun sequence DNA window includes the following coding sequences:
- the LOC111215708 gene encoding uncharacterized protein LOC111215708 translates to MAARKLGSLLRQHFFSLFFLFVGCFFFPKGGDLRQKRRKKKKLRTVTSGSGLSSSWTYLKRVFLSTTRISKSRNQTHPNGPLTTLTSARSSQNSLVTLVQPDPETRTENGFSDISSSDSPPFLPLRSEIFPCTTCGEIFPKTTLLEHHIAIKHAVSELVDGESSTNIVKIIFKSGWPEQGDNKKIPEIHRILKIHNSPKILARFEEYREFVKAKAARGSGNGRWDDERCVVDGNELLRFYCSTFMCSLGQNGSSGLCGHQYCSICGIIGSGFSPKLDGIATFATGWRGHVAVPEEVEEEFGFMNVKRAMLVCRVVAGRVGCDLIADDDVDKSGGGYDSLVGQGSGSKSGALLRIDDEELLVFNPRAVLPCFVIVYTV, encoded by the coding sequence ATGGCGGCGCGAAAACTAGGGTCGTTGTTACGGCAgcatttcttctctctcttctttctcttcgtCGGCTGTTTCTTCTTCCCCAAAGGAGGTGACTTgagacagaagaggaggaagaagaagaagcttagaACGGTCACTTCCGGTTCCGGTTTATCCTCTTCTTGGACGTACTTAAAACGGGTTTTCTTATCCACGACGAGGATATCCAAATCCCGCAACCAAACACACCCTAACGGCCCATTAACAACTCTGACCTCCGCTAGATCGTCTCAGAACTCCCTCGTCACTCTCGTACAACCCGACCCGGAAACCCGTACCGAAAACGGGTTCTCGGATATCTCCTCGTCGGATTCTCCCCCGTTTCTCCCTCTCCGCAGCGAGATCTTCCCTTGCACGACGTGCGGCGAGATATTCCCCAAAACAACCCTCCTCGAGCACCACATCGCGATCAAACACGCCGTCTCGGAGCTCGTCGACGGCGAGTCGAGCACCAACATCGTGAAGATCATATTCAAATCGGGCTGGCCGGAGCAAGGCGACAACAAGAAGATCCCGGAGATCCACCGGATCCTGAAAATCCACAACAGCCCGAAGATTCTCGCGAGGTTCGAGGAGTATCGCGAGTTCGTCAAGGCGAAAGCCGCTCGCGGCAGCGGGAACGGACGGTGGGACGACGAGCGGTGCGTCGTCGACGGGAACGAGCTCCTGAGATTCTACTGCTCGACGTTCATGTGTAGCCTAGGGCAGAACGGTAGCTCCGGTCTCTGCGGCCATCAGTACTGCAGCATCTGCGGGATCATCGGATCCGGATTCTCGCCGAAGCTCGACGGGATCGCGACGTTCGCGACGGGGTGGAGAGGACACGTGGCGGTTCcggaggaggtggaggaggagTTTGGGTTTATGAACGTGAAACGGGCCATGCTGGTTTGCCGGGTCGTGGCGGGTCGGGTCGGGTGTGATTTGATTGCGGATGATGACGTGGACAAGAGTGGCGGAGGGTATGATTCTCTGGTTGGGCAAGGGAGTGGGAGCAAGAGTGGGGCCCTGTTGAGGATCGACGATGAGGAGCTTCTGGTGTTTAATCCAAGGGCTGTGCTTCCTTGTTTTGTGATAGTCTATACTGTGTAA
- the LOC111215709 gene encoding sodium-dependent phosphate transport protein 1, chloroplastic yields MNARALLYSPNLHPLYTSNRPPETSPRNRRTLKPDPKSLRIWIHQRNRSSVFRVLVRSSDKRESSNSSYAETIKEGREIVNGNGVVSDSLSSVPWWEEFPKRWVIVLLCFSAFLLCNMDRVNMSIAILPMSAEYGWNPATVGLIQSSFFWGYLLTQIAGGIWADTVGGKMVLGFGVVWWSIATILTPIAAKLGLPFLLVVRAFMGVGEGVAMPAMNNILSKWVPVQERSRSLALVYSGMYLGSVTGLAFSPFLIHQFGWPSVFYSFGSLGTVWLTLWLTKAESSPIEDLSLLPEERKLIADNCASKEPVKSIPWRLILSKPPVWALIGCHFCHNWGTFILLTWMPTYYHQVLKFNLMESGLLSVFPWLTMAISANAGGWIADTLVSRGFSVTNVRKIMQTIGFLGPAFFLTQLKHIDSPAMAVLCMACSQGTDAFSQSGLYSNHQDIAPRYSGVLLGLSNTAGVLAGVLGTAATGHILQHGSWDDVFTISVGLYLVGTVVWNLFSTGEKIID; encoded by the exons ATGAACGCGAGAGCTCTTCTCTACTCTCCGAACCTCCACCCTCTCTACACTTCAAATCGTCCACCTGAGACCTCTCCTCGCAACCGCCGGACTCTAAAACCTGATCCAAAGTCGTTACGGATATGGATTCACCAGCGGAACAGGTCCAGCGTTTTCCGGGTGCTAGTTCGGAGCTCCGACAAGAGAGAGAGCAGTAACTCGTCGTATGCAGAGACTATAAAAGAAGGTCGAGAGATAGTGAACGGAAACGGCGTCGTATCGGATTCGCTAAGCTCCGTTCCATGGTGGGAAGAGTTTCCGAAGCGGTGGGTGATTGTGCTTCTCTGTTTCTCAGCTTTTCTTCTCTGCAATATGGACAGA GTGAACATGAGCATAGCAATACTTCCCATGTCGGCTGAGTATGGTTGGAATCCAGCAACAGTTGGGTTGATTCAGTCTTCCTTCTTCTGGGGTTACCTTCTCACTCAA ATAGCTGGAGGGATATGGGCAGACACGGTAGGTGGCAAAATGGTTCTTGGATTCGGCGTTGTATGGTGGTCCATCGCTACAATACTTACTCCTATCGCAGCCAAACTCGGTCTCCCGTTCTTGCTCGTTGTTCGTGCTTTCATGGGAGTTGGCGAG GGTGTTGCGATGCCTGCTATGAACAATATATTGTCCAAGTGGGTGCCTGTGCAAGAGAGAAGCAGATCTCTCGCGCTTGTTTACAGCGGAATGTACCTTGGATCCGTCACCGGTTTAGCCTTTTCGCCTTTCTTGATTCATCAGTTTGGTTGGCCTTCAGTGTTTTACTCTTTTGGGTCGCTTGGAACTGTGTGGTTGACTCTCTGGCTAACTAAG GCAGAGAGTTCACCAATTGAAGATCTATCGTTGCTCCCTGAAGAAAGGAAGTTGATTGCAGACAACTGTGCCAGCAAAGAGCCGGTGAAGTCGATCCCGTGGAGGTTGATATTGTCGAAACCGCCGGTTTGGGCTCTTATTGGTTGCCATTTTTGTCACAACTGGGGAACGTTCATTCTCTTGACCTGGATGCCAACTTATTACCATCAA GTGTTGAAGTTCAACCTAATGGAATCAGGACTTCTCTCAGTATTTCCATGGCTGACAATGGCGATTTCTGCAAATGCTGGAGGATGGATCGCTGATACACTCGTTAGCCGAGGTTTCTCCGTTACGAATGTCCGCAAG ATAATGCAAACAATTGGGTTTCTTGGACCAGCGTTCTTTCTAACACAGCTAAAACACATTGATTCTCCTGCAATGGCTGTTTTGTGCATGGCTTGTAGCCAAGGGACTGATGCCTTCTCCCAGTCTGGTTTGTACTCTAACCATCAAGACATTGCCCCAAGATACTCT GGAGTGTTACTTGGTTTGTCTAACACAGCTGGAGTACTTGCCGGAGTTCTTGGCACAGCCGCCACTGGTCACATCTTACAACACG GTTCTTGGGATGACGTTTTCACGATTTCGGTCGGTCTTTACCTTGTCGGGACTGTCGTTTGGAACCTATTTTCAACCGGAGAGAAGATCATTGATTGA
- the LOC111215711 gene encoding josephin-like protein, whose product MSATGTKRCNANTKPVTSGKQSSAKGPYYKNPGRTTSCGLRLPRKTEVTAAKLIKHLSCKFVKGLRLVVMRKNKKKRSPPLKASSTGRSQPSVISVANDTCRSEAIEDCIQFINSSTSFTRSSSASCRTS is encoded by the coding sequence CTAAACCAGTAACTTCTGGTAAGCAATCCTCAGCCAAGGGACCTTATTATAAGAACCCGGGACGCACAACGAGCTGTGGCTTGAGGCTGCCGAGGAAAACAGAAGTCACGGCAGCAAAACTGATCAAGCATCTCAGCTGTAAATTCGTCAAAGGGTTACGTCTAGTGGTGATgaggaagaataagaagaagagatcTCCACCGTTGAAGGCTTCTTCCACCGGTAGATCTCAGCCTTCCGTCATCTCTGTGGCTAATGATACCTGTAGATCAGAGGCTATAGAAGACTGCATACAGTTCATAAACTCCTCGACCTCGTTCACAAGATCAAGTTCCGCCAGTTGCCGTACATCTTAA